A single Mercenaria mercenaria strain notata chromosome 9, MADL_Memer_1, whole genome shotgun sequence DNA region contains:
- the LOC128559295 gene encoding 52 kDa repressor of the inhibitor of the protein kinase-like, with amino-acid sequence MESNRKVLNSIVKTVLLCGRQNMALRDDHDDAKHLKANKNTGNFQALDFRVECGDSVLKEHFKTTPRNMVGKGVGPRIQYEYPKALSFWCSSHLLNLCIVAACDVKEVRNMMGIADKCVRFFNDSSKKQTFLKNEINTIREEKQAKSKALCRTRWVQRHDAFKVFVDFYPAIVGALQAILDVEKRPDAIADTNGILHAITNFQPSAPHFKVKQLRARALDVVEALKVVRDVIQNKRTNVEVFHTTVFTEADDLAAKVGVEPVVQRRCGRQTTRNNTSADTPEDYYKRAITIPFLDHLLQQFSQRFTGLQERAAMALLLIPPVRPDLDAADLDFFFDDLPSPFTLQADLECWRRTWSGIGIRDSPSLGEALAACNKNMYPNINVILRISATFPVTSFQCERSIDLYSGDCQNCIKVYNYTVKTHGFVPYVGPP; translated from the exons ATGGAGTCAAACAGGAAAGTATTAAATTCAATTGTTAAGACCGTTTTGCTATGTGGGAGACAGAACATGGCCCTAAGAGATGACCATGACGATGCAAAACACTTAAAAGCTAACAAAAATACTGGTAACTTCCAGGCACTGGACTTTAGGGTAGAATGTGGAGATTCTGTGCTTAAGGAACACTTTAAAACTACCCCAC GAAACATGGTGGGGAAAGGTGTGGGACCACGGATCCAGTACGAGTATCCGAAGGCACTGTCATTCTGGTGTTCATCACATCTTCTTAACTTATGCATCGTGGCTGCCTGTGACGTTAAAGAAGTGAGAAACATGATGGGCATTGCAGATAAG TGTGTTCGCTTCTTCAACGACTCTTCCAAGAAACAGACGTTTCTCAAGAACGAGATAAATACTATTCGAGAAGAGAAGCAGGCCAAATCGAAGGCGCTGTGTCGCACTCGTTGGGTTCAGCGTCACGACGCGTTCAAGGTGTTCGTCGACTTCTATCCAGCTATTGTCGGCGCCCTCCAAGCAATTCTGGACGTGGAGAAACGACCAGACGCTATTGCAGACACAAATGGCATACTTCACGCGATCACCAACTTCCA GCCCTCAGCACCTCACTTCAAGGTAAAACAGCTCAGAGCAAGAGCACTAGACGTTGTTGAAGCCTTAAAGGTTGTAAGAGACGTAATCCAGAACAAGCGGACCAACGTGGAAGTTTTCCACACCACGGTATTCACAGAGGCAGATGACCTAGCTGCCAAAGTCGGTGTGGAGCCTGTCGTTCAAAGACGCTGTGGACGGCAAACTACTCGTAATAACACGTCAGCAGACACTCCGGAAGACTACTACAAGCGGGCGATAACAATACCATTTCTCGACCATTTGTTACAGCAGTTCTCACAGCGTTTCACAGGTCTTCAGGAACGCGCTGCGATGGCTCTGCTACTGATTCCTCCAGTGAGGCCAGACCTAGATGCAGCAGACCTTGACTTCTTCTTTGATGACCTGCCCTCTCCATTCACTCTACAGGCTGATCTTGAGTGCTGGAGGAGAACGTGGAGCGGCATAGGAATTAGAGATTCACCGAGTCTTGGTGAAGCATTGGCTGCGTGCAACAAAAACATGTATCCAAATATAAATGTCATATTACGGATCTCCGCAACATTTCCTGTAACCAGCTTCCAGTGTGAGCGATCGATCGATCTCTACTCTGGGGATTGTCAAAACTGCATCAAGGTCTACAATTATACAGTCAAGACTCACGGATTTGTGCCTTATGTCGGTCCACCGTGA